A region of Planococcus sp. MSAK28401 DNA encodes the following proteins:
- a CDS encoding DeoR/GlpR family DNA-binding transcription regulator, with the protein MLTTERHQLILNLLKEKQSIKIQELVELTAASESTIRRDLTELEELQKLERVFGGASRVAQNVPEPSLSDKAAKNLKEKQLVARYAASLVKTGDSLFLDAGTTTAQMIPFLKDKDVTVVTNGLSHLEALIEHGITSYLTGGFIKSRTGALVGPQANQSLENYRFDKSFLGVNGIHPGHGFTTPDPEEAAVKRRAGELSRSCYVLADQSKFGKVSFAHIFDLSRSALIIDGLPDDALVEIERQTTIKVVTQ; encoded by the coding sequence ATGCTGACCACGGAGCGGCATCAACTGATTTTAAACCTTTTGAAAGAAAAGCAGAGCATTAAAATCCAGGAGCTGGTCGAACTGACAGCGGCTTCAGAATCCACCATCCGCCGGGATTTGACGGAACTTGAGGAATTACAGAAGCTGGAACGCGTTTTTGGCGGCGCCAGCCGGGTCGCCCAAAATGTGCCAGAACCGAGCCTGTCGGATAAGGCAGCAAAGAACCTAAAGGAAAAACAGCTGGTCGCGCGCTATGCGGCCTCACTCGTCAAAACAGGAGACTCGCTGTTCCTGGATGCAGGCACGACGACGGCGCAAATGATTCCTTTTTTAAAAGATAAAGATGTAACCGTTGTCACAAATGGCCTGAGCCATCTGGAAGCCTTGATCGAGCATGGGATCACTTCTTATTTGACGGGCGGATTCATCAAGTCGCGCACGGGTGCTTTGGTTGGTCCTCAGGCCAACCAGTCGCTGGAGAATTACCGCTTTGATAAAAGCTTTCTTGGCGTCAACGGGATTCACCCCGGCCACGGGTTCACGACACCGGACCCCGAAGAAGCGGCCGTCAAACGAAGAGCCGGGGAATTATCCAGAAGCTGTTATGTGCTGGCGGACCAATCAAAATTCGGCAAAGTCAGTTTTGCGCACATATTCGACTTAAGCCGGTCCGCACTTATCATCGACGGCTTGCCGGATGATGCATTAGTAGAAATCGAACGACAAACGACAATTAAGGTGGTGACACAATGA
- the pfkB gene encoding 1-phosphofructokinase: MIYTCTFAPSIDYTAYLPHFESGALNRSDEVYYYPGGKGINVSRVLSRLGLKSRALGYAGGFTGRFIEEFLDAEGIETDFIDTGAITRINVKIKTDEETELNGPGPVLEEAQLEQLKEKIAVMAQGDWFVLAGSLPSSVPTQFFKDLADRCQERGIHFVLDTSGPALKELLDTKPFLIKPNEHELGEMFGVEITTPQQAFHYASLLVERGVQHVVVSMGGAGAIYASREHRYTAQVPKGKVVNTVGSGDSLVSGFIASYIQHQKPDRAFQYGVASGSATAFRTDLCEQADVEQLLPEVTVTPFEEKDVTK, encoded by the coding sequence ATGATCTACACATGCACATTCGCTCCATCCATTGATTACACAGCCTATTTGCCGCATTTTGAAAGCGGCGCCTTGAACCGTTCGGATGAAGTGTATTATTACCCCGGCGGCAAAGGCATCAATGTCTCGCGCGTACTCAGCCGTTTGGGCCTGAAAAGCCGTGCGCTCGGATACGCTGGTGGTTTTACAGGGCGCTTTATTGAAGAGTTCCTGGACGCAGAAGGCATCGAAACCGATTTTATCGATACCGGCGCCATCACGCGAATCAATGTCAAAATCAAGACCGACGAAGAAACCGAATTGAATGGGCCAGGCCCGGTGCTGGAGGAAGCGCAGCTTGAACAATTGAAAGAAAAGATTGCCGTTATGGCACAAGGCGATTGGTTCGTCTTGGCGGGCAGCTTGCCGTCATCGGTTCCGACCCAATTCTTCAAGGATCTCGCCGATCGTTGCCAGGAGCGGGGCATTCATTTCGTGCTCGACACGTCAGGTCCCGCGCTGAAGGAATTGCTGGACACGAAGCCTTTCCTCATTAAACCGAACGAGCATGAACTCGGAGAGATGTTCGGGGTGGAAATCACCACCCCACAACAAGCTTTCCATTATGCCAGCCTGCTGGTGGAAAGAGGGGTCCAACATGTCGTCGTCTCCATGGGCGGGGCAGGAGCCATCTATGCTTCCCGTGAACATCGCTACACAGCCCAGGTGCCAAAAGGCAAAGTCGTCAACACCGTCGGCTCTGGAGATTCCTTAGTCTCAGGATTCATCGCTTCTTATATTCAGCATCAAAAGCCAGATAGAGCGTTCCAATACGGCGTCGCCAGCGGAAGCGCCACTGCTTTTCGGACCGATTTATGCGAACAGGCAGATGTGGAACAATTGCTCCCAGAAGTAACCGTAACCCCATTCGAAGAAAAGGATGTGACAAAATGA
- a CDS encoding phosphocarrier protein HPr produces MVEKQYTITDEAGIHARPASALVGSISKFQSDITLGFNGKQVNLKSILGVMSLGIASGSTVTIAADGTDEEQAMAKIDEVLKAEGISNQ; encoded by the coding sequence ATGGTAGAAAAACAATATACAATTACTGACGAAGCAGGCATCCACGCTCGCCCGGCATCCGCACTTGTCGGTTCGATTTCAAAATTCCAATCGGACATCACGCTCGGCTTCAATGGCAAACAAGTCAACTTGAAATCGATTCTCGGCGTCATGTCGCTCGGCATTGCATCAGGGTCAACCGTGACGATCGCTGCGGACGGAACGGATGAAGAACAAGCGATGGCCAAAATCGACGAAGTGCTGAAAGCGGAAGGAATCTCCAACCAATGA